The region AAATtactaactttttttcttcctttgagTCTGTGCATGTCAATTCTGCTATTATCGGTTCACTTGTTATtagtgttggataaaaaaatatatttatttatttaacatatGCGTTAATAATGTTTTTGTAATAGTAACATATCTTCTAATATTTtctctgttattttattttccacaGATCCCATTGAGAAAAAGTGTTGAAGGATCTCAAGGTATAATTTACTCCATTTTTTACCCAAGTTTATTCCTTtatagttcattttttttttgtggattTTAAGAAATTGTTTTAGATTTGATACTTGCATTTGAAAAGTGGTGAATCCTGAATTTGTTTGTGGCTTTTCTGTACAAAGTCATCACTCCAAATTGTTGTGTTTGTAAGGATTTGGTTTTTAAGAGgttttgagaaaataaaaaaagttttgacAAAGGATTTGTCGCGTCATTTGCGAAacacataaaagaaaaacaattaagagcatttattttagtttttgtctttttattcGTCTATTTTGATGTGTATGGAAACTGGAGttggtaaaaataattttgtcattttgcTACTggaatcatttaattttattgagaGGAGGAATGAATTACAAGTCATGCATGGAGCCTCAGAAGGAAACACTTTTTTACCTTTTACTTTTTTTGCATGCGTCAAATCTTTTTACCCAAATTAGTTTAACGTTGTGAACACTTGTCTCACATTCATTTAATGTCAAAACACAGATTGAAAAGTTACCTTCACAGAAGTAACCTTGACCATTCTTGAAACAGTATAGAGAACACTATAAGGAACATAGAGAGAGTACTTGCATGTTTTTTTTCGAGAGAGTAAACGTTTCGTGACCTTTTGTAGGGTTTGAGATTGAGGGTTTGTTCAGAAACAACAACTTGAATTGTGGTTGGTGGTTGTGTAAGAGTTGTAGTTGATAGTTTTTCATAGAATCACTTGATTGATACCCAGTTTTTTGTGGTTGAGCCGCTTCTTTTCTTTTGCATGCATTAAGAAAAAGTGCTTTATCTTGTATTTATCTACTGTGATTCATCTCCCATTTGGTTTAGAACCTTCTCTGTGTATCTTGTTTggttatttgtttttgtatggATTAAGATTTTGATTTCTTGAACATGTTGTgacttttgttgttgttgttgttgttggtaaTAATCAGATTATCACTGCAACAAGGAGAAATGGAAGGTCGTGGTGAAATGGGTATGATGGGAGAGAGTTTTGATACGAGTAATTTGCTGGGGAGGATCAGGGATGATGACTATGAAAGTCGCTCTGAAAGTGATAATTTTGATGGTGGATCTGGTGATGAACAAGATGTTGGCGATGATCAACcacaaagaaagaagaagaaatatcaCAGACACACTCCTCAACAGATTCAGGATCTTGAAGcgtatatacaaaatatttcaaacgTAATTCATATCATTCATTAATTTTTGCGTTGGTGATTTTTGTGTGttcatttgttttgttgtaGATTCTTTAAGGAGTGTCCTCATCCTGATGAGAAGCAAAGAACCGATCTCAGCAAGAGGCTTGGCTTGGAGAACAAGCAAGTGAAGTTCTGGTTTCAAAATCGACGAACCCAGATGAAGGTGAGTTGAAAAAGCATTAAAATCACTTGCATTTCTTGAGAATATTATAGTAAGAGAATCGATTTTGGTGAATCAGACACAATTGGAGAGGCACGAGAACATGGTTCTGAAGCAGGAGAATGACAAGCTTCGAGCTGAGAATGGTGTGATGAAGGAAGCTTTGGCCAATCCTATCTGCAACAACTGTGGTGGTCCAGCGATTCCTGGTCAGATTTCATTGGAGGAGCACCAGACAAGGATTGAAAATGCTCGATTGAAGGATGAACTGAACCGAATCTGCACACTAGCAAACAAGTTCCTGGGGAGGTCCCTTTCATCACTGGCGAGTCCTATTTCTCTGCCACCCACAAATTCTGGTCTTGACCTTGCTATTGGAAGAAATGGAATTGGTGGTTCAAGCAATTTTGGCATGCCCGTGCCAATAGGGTTTGATATGGGTGATGGAGCTCTAGGCTCTTCAGCTGCAATGGCAGGTATGGCTGCTCGAGCACCACTGGGAATGATGGGAAACGAAATCCATCTCGAAAGATCTATGCTCATAGACATTGCCATAAATGCTATGGATGAACTGGTTAAGATGGCTCGACAAGATAACCCTCTTTGGATCAAGAGTTCTGATGGTAGGAATGAAGTTCTAAACTTTGATGAATATGCAAGAATATTTCCTACTTTTGTTGGATCAAAACCTGCTGGGTATGTGTCTGAAGCCACAAGAGCAACTGGAGTTGTATTAGCCAGCAGCTTGGGCCTTGTGGAAACTTTCATGGATGTGGTATGCTGCCTAATTTCTCAGTGTCTAATTTCATAgggtttattaaaaattttgagcATTAACTCATtgtatttgtttatttcaaCAGGATCGATGGTCTGAGATGTTTTCATATATGGTGGCTAGTGCTTGCCCTTTGGATGTGTTATCTGGTGGCACAAACGGAACGAGAAATGGAGCTTTGCAAGTggtatatataatacatatgtGTCTACCTTGTGTTTGATGTTTTGCTAGCTTGGCTCAAACTAATTTGGAAATGTTTTTCAGATGTTAGCTGAACTTCAATTGCTTTCCCCACTGGTCCCTACTCGTCAAATGAGTTTGCTCAGGTTCTGCAAGCAACATGCTGAAGGTGTATGGGTTGTGGTCGATGTTTCCATTGATCTTATCCGTAATGGTTCCAGTTCGCATCCATCAATGAGTTGCAGGAGGCTTCCTTCTGGTGTTGTTATTCAGGATATGCCCAATGGTTTGTCCAAGGTAAGTTATCTTAGGCAAATTTATAGTATTTACTAGTACTAGGTTAGGTTGTTGCTAAGGTAATTAATTTCACTGTTGTAGATTACCTGGGTTGAACACACCCAGTATGATGAGAGTGTGATCCACCAACTTTGTCGTCCATTGGTTAGTTCTGGCATTGGCTTTGGTGCACAGAGATGGATTTCATCTCTCCtaagacagtgtgaatgcttGGCAATCCTCATGACCCCTCCTGGTCCATCTGATGACCCTACAGGTATATTCCATGTTGTCACTGTCTCAAAAACATAACTTGTTCTTGATTAATCCGATGAAGTTGAACTTAAACAATATCCTTTATATTATACCAGTCCTTAGCCAATCAAATAGGAGAAGCGTGTTGAAGCTGGCGCAGCGCATGATTGAGTATTTCTGCTCAGGGATTTGTGCTTCATCTGCACGCAAGTGGGATGTTCTTCACGTTGGTAATATTGCTGATGACATGAAAATCATGGCTCGAAAAATTGTGGATGATTCAAATGAGGGTGCTGGAATTGTGTTGAGTGCTTCAACTACTATGTGGTTGCCAGTGCCTCGACAAAGGGTGTATGATTTCTTACGTAATGAACAGCTGAGAGGGGAATGGGACATACTGTCCAAAGGTGGTCCAATGAAAGAGATGGTCCATGTTCCTAAAGGGCAAGACCCTGGAAACTGTGTTTCCATTCTTCATGTA is a window of Vigna unguiculata cultivar IT97K-499-35 chromosome 4, ASM411807v1, whole genome shotgun sequence DNA encoding:
- the LOC114182566 gene encoding homeobox-leucine zipper protein ANTHOCYANINLESS 2-like; translated protein: MEGRGEMGMMGESFDTSNLLGRIRDDDYESRSESDNFDGGSGDEQDVGDDQPQRKKKKYHRHTPQQIQDLEAFFKECPHPDEKQRTDLSKRLGLENKQVKFWFQNRRTQMKTQLERHENMVLKQENDKLRAENGVMKEALANPICNNCGGPAIPGQISLEEHQTRIENARLKDELNRICTLANKFLGRSLSSLASPISLPPTNSGLDLAIGRNGIGGSSNFGMPVPIGFDMGDGALGSSAAMAGMAARAPLGMMGNEIHLERSMLIDIAINAMDELVKMARQDNPLWIKSSDGRNEVLNFDEYARIFPTFVGSKPAGYVSEATRATGVVLASSLGLVETFMDVDRWSEMFSYMVASACPLDVLSGGTNGTRNGALQVMLAELQLLSPLVPTRQMSLLRFCKQHAEGVWVVVDVSIDLIRNGSSSHPSMSCRRLPSGVVIQDMPNGLSKITWVEHTQYDESVIHQLCRPLVSSGIGFGAQRWISSLLRQCECLAILMTPPGPSDDPTVLSQSNRRSVLKLAQRMIEYFCSGICASSARKWDVLHVGNIADDMKIMARKIVDDSNEGAGIVLSASTTMWLPVPRQRVYDFLRNEQLRGEWDILSKGGPMKEMVHVPKGQDPGNCVSILHHINNESNVLFLQESWNDASGSMVVFSPINMQSLNMMMSCGDSSFVGLRPSGFVVLPDDNNEGGSCLLTVGLQMLQNDNHSAKFTIESVQTVNSLLSCTIQKVKETFGVS